Proteins encoded by one window of Lasioglossum baleicum chromosome 4, iyLasBale1, whole genome shotgun sequence:
- the LOC143208013 gene encoding uncharacterized protein LOC143208013 isoform X9 gives MSGFFNSLKNLASGAAYAASSASKYEEFEVEDTKMRFSLTPQPGESGFIQWLDAMKMVARLQGGIPPEFRKKLWLTLAERHLEQRGVDWKQAEKVCFNEWSNPDDEELGIQIVKDLHRTGCSLFCGAAGRDNQAVLRRVLLGFARWNKSVGYCQGLNVLAALVLQVMDRAESAAVKVMIYLIEGVLPEGYFADNLRGLSVDMAVFRDLLRTRLPKLSKHLEALQNDAKDKATGSSYEPPLTNVFTMQWFLTLFCHCLPQEAVLRVWDLIFLEGDEILLRTALTIWEGLSDRIMTVTSADEFYSIMGVLTREMLEFTDTNNLIKNIVSMGPLQGVTGLREKHRYNITPWARKLSDDDDSDTEEDERLAVAAAMFSMAQRLKKDMLVDRIPQTIGALQAMAPSSDRERLALDISTLKQQYAKLRERQRQAHIILSAACARQTMVPPPTSQAMNHLLVGKNALVSAKNRPLSLPSGTAQAKTRPTPLSQNRRDRQGITLHWKDTMKAKQKAANASGPAEAAALQPLEAELASPKRSNGDSDSDSTSTELCDEPDRLSDVDSEDLTSASESYVMATDEEKISRGGGSPMPEKSLGRSSSDDKSEPASVDNSKQDLGLIEENLGDMSIAKITDQIRRLSAEDDNNSMVPQSFSARSKNSPDDSLMTVQSSMEKNRSAADLSTDFTLDTSVRKSLALDEYDYLGLRSSTINVKDEEVLVHESHKSKGPAKETEDFAGSLKDLKDPGQEATSTSVQHQGSSALAEYPTSLGTKYDQLFDQPSPVDTSYEKITTEKADSMLDTKQNDVADKTVSSDAKYGTVTATTASSDTRYDKIADKTSLLDRKYGEMTEKSILLDRKYDDIADKATSLDTKYNKTGDSTTLQAKLDQITDKAVSLDAKYDKLLEKSSLIKTEMDVVTEKTFDVLLDRKFENDSKCDEIIIKTAPPDTKYEKLAGPISLNAKSDTISNRASPLDTKFDKVAGIAMLLDTKKDEREDTKYDKISSKSTSLDSRYDKIIDGAVPSDTKYNKSSSLDAKYDGISSFDTKYDKTTEKVSLDTKYDIITEKVSLETKYDKITEKASLDTRYDKTAKEVSLDTKYDQILEKTSPLDLKFDKIPGKPVLDLGCENGERYKSTFDFSSRISLDSNTYKPAKTSPIVEQPSSVGIERNLYCKTYIGHLPISPVTVDQKLSQLTSVHGVNIITPLVTDSANTQVLEKPYFMDRIQSVQTKTYSDLKKSPQTPESNKSFSSGETMGPDTKPSSMTISPRTPVRSDSRDYLMDKSVSSSVSSDSKTLVFRSGDSDVTRDSDKTDMKRASFEKSSSLTPISTDSLRLKSETSPKLIVSSSSDSCSPGKMKSSERSFSSDLQSPISANSIKYTSNYNRHGQDNLSGSPMDLSAATSPFYPISNPNQKTPPSPYSVSRQRSGLDSTETSPEQKSSSSKESNKYLGYQSKFDSSLKSDIKDTGATRKEEYRREYNTKKEVSSDRRNGDSDVHYYQSSSSDYYRRDKDLDDGGDDPLSEKDVVPSLPLEKLDKHYLNYNYRHRDKSKMLERSSSSLESRRFVDMKSSVSSDEFNASMVKKRSSDILEDIKHLEAKASEGSSDSGILTKKSYMWEDLKSLEARRQDTFSDSASTFSKRRLEIPDISVTGEGRKSYIVHPMISIDENADSILNTVARSQNNGDSDDGRESKLGVWTKVKPRKRGDNGRRNSDRALKIIQENSVILQKILACQAKKRLPDLEEISKEISISPINEEISKIFSPILEKMGLNEHEINEELARINFKDFDNMTATSVSEFDAKINEELSRLSLIDDNEHIDHFGVDEVIAHQYSDRREALIDRKINEELSKLLLNYEDRSPASIVNLEKGSSQNISEIDGLDLSSISTNVFSYKSSNDSIDTRSDLTTQQEPTLPVEKFSQYTEKVLPYNVSKYRDDDSSPKSDIDIYRELEKLDQISSAQVLPHPILELPQKELSSIPYVPNTSPFDDVPPIRYTTKPVQYDTSPLKSTYDPYKTFEFTPKLSPKHATTNPFVAASYDQPVIDTTFEYINNKPDLSVNAYDTHLKSPMLTKEALEFRVRYEEEPSRDIGTDYMSLPSDLALTLRKSPYYSNGNTEPLTPTKYVSEERCLDPTGSSFMEYTGEPTDLRRKYEPLSPKEYSHKSAEYDRHLLPSIEATSELGSYLPTKHLDYHALSPSHQFIDQHFSAAANHYGSKLSPGFADETKRPVSHPEFPGKITIGKYTELPDRGVASSYQKSSLSLGNIGHSSKGVENNYNTLVSPKAQFSPFPVRNAPRKPNELTLKLGLYPQKSPDMGQLKRS, from the exons ATGAGCGGATTTTTCAACTCCCTCAAAAACTTGGCGTCAGGAGCCGCGTACGCTGCCAGCTCTGCCTCGAAGTACGAAGAATTCGAAG TCGAAGACACGAAGATGAGATTCAGCCTGACGCCGCAGCCGGGAGAAAGTGGTTTCATACAATGGCTGGACGCGATGAAAATGGTCGCCAGGTTGCAGGGAGGCATACCACCGGAGTTTCGGAAGAAG TTATGGCTGACACTGGCGGAACGTCATCTGGAGCAGCGCGGCGTAGATTGGAAGCAGGCTGAAAAGGTCTGCTTCAACGAGTGGAGCAATCCTGACGATGAAGAGCTCGGTATACAGATCGTTAAA GATTTACACAGGACAGGCTGCAGTCTATTTTGCGGCGCAGCTGGCAGAGACAATCAAGCGGTGCTCCGTCGAGTTCTGCTTGGCTTCGCTCGATGGAACAAGTCCGTCGGCTATTGCCAAGGCCTGAACGTGCTCGCCGCCCTCGTTCTGCAAGTTATGGATCGCGCCGAGTCCGCCGCGGTGAAGGTGATGATCTACTTGATAGAAGGTGTTCTGCCCGAGGGCTATTTCGCGGACAATCTACGCGGCCTCTCCGTCGACATGGCGGTGTTTCGTGATCTCCTGAGGACCAGGCTGCCCAAGCTCTCGAAACACCTCGAGGCGCTGCAGAACGACGCGAAGGACAAGGCGACAG GCAGCAGTTACGAGCCACCCCTGACGAATGTGTTCACGATGCAATGGTTCCTCACCCTCTTTTGCCACTGTTTACCTCAGGAAGCTGTCCTTCGAGTCTGGGATTTGATATTCCTCGAAGGTGATGAGATTCTTCTTAGAACTGCTTTGACCATCTGGGAAGGATTATCAGA TCGTATCATGACCGTCACATCGGCCGATGAGTTTTACAGCATAATGGGCGTCCTAACTAGAGAGATGCTAGAGTTCACAGACACGAATAATCTCATCAAG AATATAGTCAGCATGGGACCTTTGCAAGGTGTAACAGGTTTAAGGGAGAAGCACAGATACAATATCACACCGTGGGCAAGAAAACtcagcgacgacgacgacagcgatACAGAAGAGGATGAAAGGTTGGCCGTGGCTGCTGCGATGTTCAGCATGGCGCAACGTCTGAAAAAAG ACATGCTTGTAGATCGTATACCTCAAACAATCGGCGCGCTACAGGCAATGGCGCCCAGCAGCGATCGAGAACGCCTCGCTTTGGACATTAGCACATTGAAGCAGCAGTATGCTAAGCTACGGGAACGTCAACGACAAGCACACATCATACTATCTG CTGCATGTGCAAGGCAGACCATGGTACCACCTCCTACTTCTCAGGCCATGAATCATCTTTTAGTGGGCAAAAATGCGCTCGTGAGCGCGAAGAATCGACCCTTGAGTCTACCTTCTGGTACTGCACAGGCGAAGACACGACCTACACCTTTAAGTCAGAATCGAAGGGACAGACAGGGCATTACATTGCATTGGAAGGACACGATGAAAGCGAAGCAGAAAGCTGCGAATGCATCAG GTCCAGCGGAGGCTGCCGCACTGCAGCCCTTGGAAGCTGAGCTAGCTTCTCCAAAGCGCAGTAACGGTGACAGCGACAGTGACAGTACGTCGACCGAACTGTGCGACGAACCAGATCGTCTCAGCGACGTTGACAGCGAAGATCTGACGTCCGCGTCCGAGTCGTACGTCATGGCAACGGACGAAGAGAAAATATCCCGAGGAGGTGGATCGCCGATGCCCGAGAAGTCGCTTGGTCGTTCATCCTCCGATGACAAAAGTGAGCCAGCCTCTGTCGACAACAGCAAACAAGACTTGGGGCTGATTGAAGAGAATTTAGGGGACATGTCGATCGCCAAGATCACagatcagattcgacgactgtCCGCAGAGGATGACAATAATTCAATGGTTCCTCAATCGTTCAGCGCGCGGAGCAAGAATTCGCCGGATGACTCGTTGATGACGGTACAATCGTCTATGGAGAAGAATCGGTCTGCGGCCGATCTTTCAACAGACTTTACTTTGGACACCAGCGTCCGAAAATCCTTAGCTCTGGACGAGTACGACTATTTAGGTTTGCGCAGCAGCACGATCAACGTGAAAGATGAAGAAGTCTTGGTGCACGAGAGCCACAAGTCGAAAGGTCCTGCGAAGGAAACGGAGGACTTCGCAGGAAGCCTGAAGGATCTGAAGGATCCAGGGCAAGAGGCAACGTCCACGAGTGTTCAGCATCAAGGTTCAAGCGCGCTCGCGGAATATCCAACGTCGCTAGGTACGAAGTACGATCAACTGTTCGATCAACCTAGCCCGGTAGACACAAGCTACGAAAAGATCACGACAGAGAAAGCGGACTCGATGTTAGATACGAAGCAGAACGACGTCGCGGATAAGACAGTTTCTTCGGATGCTAAATACGGTACAGTGACGGCGACGACTGCTTCGTCGGACACAAGGTATGATAAAATCGCAGATAAAACTAGCCTATTAGACAGAAAGTACGGTGAAATGACAGAGAAATCTATTTTGTTAGATAGAAAGTACGATGATATCGCGGACAAGGCTACTTCGTTAGACACAAAGTACAACAAAACAGGAGACTCAACCACGTTGCAAGCTAAGCTTGATCAGATCACAGACAAGGCCGTGTCTTTAGATGCAAAGTACGACAAACTGCTTGAGAAATCTTCTTTGATCAAGACGGAGATGGATGTAGTGACAGAGAAAACGTTTGACGTTTTACTAGACCGGAAATTTGAGAATGATTCGAAATgcgatgaaatcataatcaaaaCGGCTCCGCCAGACACAAAGTACGAGAAACTTGCGGGGCCGATCTCGTTAAATGCTAAAAGCGATACAATCTCGAACAGAGCCTCTCCGTTGGACACGAAATTCGATAAAGTAGCGGGAATTGCTATGTTGTTGGACACGAAGAAAGATGAGCGTGAAGACACGAAATACGATAAGATATCAAGCAAGTCTACTTCATTAGATTCGAGATATGACAAGATCATAGACGGAGCTGTTCCATCGGACACGAAATACAACAAATCTAGTTCGTTGGACGCAAAATACGACGGAATTAGCTCTTTTGACACGAAATACGATAAAACAACCGAGAAAGTATCGTTGGATACGAAGTACGATATAATCACAGAGAAGGTATCGTTGGAAACGAAGTACGATAAAATCACAGAGAAAGCATCGTTGGATACGAGATACGATAAAACAGCAAAGGAAGTATCGTTGGATACGAAATACGATCAGATCTTAGAAAAGACGTCACCCCTGGACTTGAAGTTCGACAAAATCCCAGGTAAGCCTGTTCTCGATCTGGGCTGCGAGAATGGGGAACGCTACAAATCGACCTTCGACTTCTCCAGCAGAATATCCTTGGACTCGAATACGTACAAGCCAGCAAAAACGAGTCCGATTGTCGAACAACCAAGTTCAGTCGGCATCGAAAGAAATCTATACTGCAAGACGTATATTGGGCACCTGCCGATCTCGCCAGTGACTGTAGATCAGAAGTTGAGTCAGCTGACGTCTGTACACGGAGTCAACATTATCACGCCGTTGGTTACAGACTCTGCTAACACTCAAGTATTAGAGAAGCCGTATTTCATGGATAGAATACAAAGTGTACAGACGAAAACGTATTCGGACCTGAAGAAGAGTCCCCAGACTCCGGAGAGCAACAAGTCTTTCAGTTCCGGGGAGACAATGGGTCCTGACACGAAACCCTCCAGCATGACCATCAGCCCAAGGACTCCGGTTCGGTCCGACTCGCGGGATTATCTAATGGACAAGTCGGTGTCTTCCTCCGTGAGCTCGGACTCGAAGACTTTGGTCTTTCGTTCTGGGGACTCGGACGTGACCAGAGACAGCGACAAGACCGACATGAAGAGGGCCAGCTTCGAGAAGTCGAGCTCGCTGACGCCGATCAGCACGGACTCGCTGAGGCTCAAGTCGGAGACGAGCCCGAAGCTGATCGTCAGCAGCTCCAGCGATTCGTGCAGCCCCGGTAAAATGAAGTCTTCCGAGAGGTCGTTCAGTTCGGACCTTCAATCGCCAATAAGTGCCAACTCGATCAAATATACCTCGAATTACAATAGACACGGTCAGGACAACTTGTCCGGCTCGCCGATGGACCTGAGCGCGGCTACCTCGCCGTTCTATCCGATCTCGAACCCGAACCAGAAGACTCCTCCGTCGCCTTACAGCGTCTCCAGGCAAAGGTCCGGCCTGGACAGCACAGAAACATCACCCGAGCAGAAGTCGAGCAGCTCGAAGGAGTCGAACAAGTATCTAGGCTACCAATCCAAGTTTGACTCGAGCCTCAAGTCGGACATCAAAGACACAGGAGCGACCAGAAAAGAGGAATATAGAAGAGAGTATAATACGAAAAAAGAGGTCTCGAGCGACAGGAGAAACGGGGACAGCGATGTCCACTATTACCAGTCCAGCAGCAGCGATTACTATCGAAGGGATAAAGACCTCGACGATGGCGGGGATGATCCTCTATCGGAGAAGGACGTGGTGCCGTCGTTGCCATTGGAGAAGCTGGATAAGCATtatttaaactacaattatcggCACAGAGACAAGTCGAAGATGCTGGAGAGAAGTTCCAGTAGTCTGGAAAGCAGACGATTCGTTGATATGAAGTCGTCCGTCTCCTCGGACGAGTTCAACGCCTCCATGGTGAAGAAGAGGTCCAGCGATATCTTGGAGGACATCAAACACTTGGAGGCGAAGGCGAGCGAGGGATCGTCGGACTCTGGGATACTGACGAAGAAGAGTTACATGTGGGAAGACTTGAAGAGTCTGGAGGCTAGGAGGCAGGACACTTTCTCCGACTCCGCGAGCACCTTCTCCAAACGTCGTCTGGAAATACCTGACATAAGCGTGACAGGAGAAGGAAGGAAATCCTATATTGTTCATCCGATGATCAGTATCGACGAGAACGCCGACAGTATACTGAACACTGTGGCGCGTAGTCAAAACAACGGGGACTCCGATGACGGCAGAGAGTCGAAGTTAGGCGTGTGGACGAAGGTGAAGCCTCGGAAAAGAGGCGACAATGGTCGTAGAAACAGCGACAGGGCGTTGAAGATTATTCAAGAGAATTCCGTGATACTTCAGAAGATCCTCGCGTGCCAGGCGAAGAAACGGCTGCCGGATCTTGAGGAGATATCCAAGGAGATCAGCATAAGCCCGATCAACGAGGAGATCTCGAAGATCTTCAGTCCGATATTAGAGAAGATGGGGCTGAACGAGCATGAGATCAACGAGGAACTAGCGAGGATCAACTTCAAGGACTTCGACAACATGACGGCCACCAGTGTGTCCGAGTTTGACGCGAAGATTAACGAGGAATTGTCGAGGCTGTCGCTGATCGACGACAACGAGCATATAGATCACTTCGGAGTCGACGAAGTGATCGCGCATCAGTACTCCGACAGGAGAGAGGCTTTGATCGATCGGAAGATCAACGAAGAACTATCGAAGCTGTTGTTGAACTACGAGGACCGTTCACCGGCGAGCATCGTGAACCTGGAGAAAGGATCCAGTCAGAATATCAGCGAGATCGACGGTCTTGACTTGTCCAGCATTTCCACCAATGTTTTCTCTTATAAATCCTCCAACGACTCTATAGACACCAGAAGCGATCTCACGACACAGCAAGAGCCAACGTTGCCGGTCGAGAAATTTTCACAGTACACCGAGAAAGTGTTACCGTACAACGTGTCGAAGTACAGAGACGACGATTCGTCCCCTAAAAGCGACATAGACATATACAGAGAATTAGAGAAGCTGGATCAAATCTCTTCGGCGCAGGTGCTGCCGCATCCGATCCTGGAACTTCCCCAGAAGGAATTGTCCTCCATCCCGTACGTCCCGAACACATCTCCGTTCGACGACGTCCCACCAATTAGATACACAACGAAACCGGTTCAGTACGACACGTCGCCCCTGAAATCCACCTACGATCCTTACAAAACCTTCGAGTTTACACCCAAACTGTCTCCTAAGCATGCGACGACCAACCCCTTCGTGGCTGCCTCCTACGATCAACCCGTCATCGACACCACTTTCGAATATATCAACAACAAACCAGATCTGTCCGTGAACGCTTACGACACGCATCTAAAGAGTCCGATGCTGACGAAAGAGGCGCTGGAATTTCGCGTGAGGTACGAAGAAGAGCCCTCCAGGGACATCGGCACGGACTACATGTCCCTGCCGTCAGATCTGGCGCTGACTTTGAGAAAGTCTCCGTATTACAGCAACGGGAACACCGAACCGTTGACGCCCACAAAGTACGTGTCCGAGGAGAGGTGCTTGGATCCAACCGGGTCCTCTTTCATGGAGTACACAGGTGAGCCCACGGACCTGCGTCGCAAGTACGAGCCGCTGTCCCCGAAGGAGTACTCGCACAAGAGCGCGGAGTACGACAGACACCTGCTGCCTTCGATAGAAGCAACGTCGGAGCTGGGCTCGTACTTGCCGACGAAACACCTGGACTACCATGCCCTGTCGCCGAGTCACCAGTTCATCGACCAACACTTCTCCGCCGCGGCGAACCATTACGGGTCGAAGCTGTCCCCAGGCTTCGCTGACGAGACCAAGCGACCCGTCTCGCATCCCGAATTCCCCGGCAAAATCACCATCGGCAAGTACACCGAGCTGCCCGATAGAGGAGTGGCCAGCAGCTACCAGAAGTCCTCACTGAGCCTGGGAAACATAGGGCACTCGAGCAAAGGCGTCGAGAACAATTACAACACCCTGGTCAGCCCGAAGGCGCAGTTCAGCCCGTTCCCCGTCAGGAATGCTCCCAGAAAGCCGAACGAACTAACGCTAAAGCTGGGCCTCTACCCCCAGAAGAGCCCCGACATGGGACAGCTGAAGAGGTCATAG